In Rhodococcus qingshengii JCM 15477, the sequence CGTCGGCAACGACACCGTGCCGCAACGGAATTCCGAGCCGGACACTGCCACCCGCACCTATCGCAAACCTGCGCTACCCCGAACGATCCGGCGAGGATTTGGCCGCGAAGGTGTGGTGGACGGCCGATAACCGCGCTGACCTGCATCGGGATTGGCATATAGTCGCACCCATGCAGCTTGATTCGACGCCTTCGCCCCTGCCGACGCTTCCGCTCCGATTCGGAACCCCACTGACCGAGAACTCCATCCGCGTGATGATGTTGGGATCAGGCGAGTTGGGTAAGGAAGTTGTCATCGCGCTGCAGCGTCTGGGCGTCGAAGTGATTGCGGTGGATCGGTATCCCGATGCCCCTGGGCACCAGGTGGCTCATCGTGCTCATACCGTCGACATGACCGATCCGGAAGCACTGCTTGCCGTCATCGAGTTGGAAAAGCCTCACTTCGTGGTTCCCGAGATCGAGGCCATCGCGACGGATGCGCTTGCACTCGTCGAAGAACGCGGGGGTGCGGTGGTCATTCCGACCGCCCGAGCCACCCAGCTCACGATGAACCGTGAGGGAATCCGTCGGCTCGCGGCCGAGGAGTTGGGCCTGCCCACTTCGCCGTACGCTTTCGCGGACTCGCTTGCCGAAGTGCAGGCAGCGACAGACCGAATCGGTTTCCCGTGCGTCATCAAGCCAGTCATGTCCTCGTCGGGGAAGGGACAGTCGACGGTTCGATCCGCCGAAGATCTCGACGCCGCATGGGATTACGCGATGGCCGGAGGTCGTGTGAATCACGGCCGGGTGATCGTCGAAGGCTTTGTCGATTTCGATTACGAGATAACGCAATTGACAGTTCGAGCCGTCGGTGAGAGCGGTCAGGTCGAGACGTCGTTCTGCGAACCGATCGGGCACCTGCAGGAGGCCGGAGACTACATCGAATCGTGGCAGCCGCAGCAGATGTCCGCGGTTGCCCTCGCCTCGGCCCGAGACGTCGCCGAGAAGGTGACCACGGCTCTGGGCGGGCGAGGCATCTTCGGCGTCGAGCTATTCGTGAAGGGCGACGACGTCTTCTTCTCCGAAGTGAGCCCACGGCCGCACGACACCGGATTGGTGACTCTGCGGACGCAGCGACTTTCGGAGTTCGAACTG encodes:
- the purT gene encoding formate-dependent phosphoribosylglycinamide formyltransferase, yielding MQLDSTPSPLPTLPLRFGTPLTENSIRVMMLGSGELGKEVVIALQRLGVEVIAVDRYPDAPGHQVAHRAHTVDMTDPEALLAVIELEKPHFVVPEIEAIATDALALVEERGGAVVIPTARATQLTMNREGIRRLAAEELGLPTSPYAFADSLAEVQAATDRIGFPCVIKPVMSSSGKGQSTVRSAEDLDAAWDYAMAGGRVNHGRVIVEGFVDFDYEITQLTVRAVGESGQVETSFCEPIGHLQEAGDYIESWQPQQMSAVALASARDVAEKVTTALGGRGIFGVELFVKGDDVFFSEVSPRPHDTGLVTLRTQRLSEFELHARAILGLPVDTTLTSPGASAVIYGGVEAKGIGFDGVAEALAFPETDLRLFGKPESFTRRRMGVAVSTAADVPTARDRAREAASKVRPVG